The Archocentrus centrarchus isolate MPI-CPG fArcCen1 chromosome 7, fArcCen1, whole genome shotgun sequence genome window below encodes:
- the LOC115783543 gene encoding uncharacterized protein LOC115783543 — protein MDIPHLNGQQRTYEFDYIYLRLSFPSFYNSYKKSCCKLYPGGCYKLLDSSGYTCELLKGRVTKTEKDGWIEFRISNVQFVDGGFYRCVVLGTPNQIYRDYYVELSEVSHHFSQSQPPITGTITAPGTSITLPDSTGPAVAEDHSYSNRVSWSFGLPLVVIVSITVMMFITLVTGIVCCRVRAKCKQSDKYGKTHCESLKQEASEMGGIVYTVVDFRALQKPEEVYANVRLHKARAGATDIEHAGTVEYSTLAIQP, from the exons ATGG ATATCCCTCACCTAAATGGACAGCAGAGGACTTACGAGTTTGACTACATTTACCTGAGACTCTCATTTCCTTCATTTTACAACAGCTACAAGAAGTCTTGCTGTAAACTGTATCCAGGAGGCTGCTACAAGCTGTTGGACAGTTCGGGATATACCTGTGAATTACTGAAAGGACGAGTGACCAAAACTGAAAAAGATGGCTGGATTGAATTTAGAATATCAAATGTGCAATTTGTGGATGGAGGCTTTTACAGATGTGTAGTGCTAGGAACCCCAAACCAGATCTACAGGGACTATTATGTAGAGTTGTCTG AAGTTTCACATCACTTTAGCCAGTCTCAGCCTCCGATCACAGGAACCATCACAGCCCCCGGTACCTCAATAACACTCCCAGACTCCACTGGGCCCGCTGTAGCAGAGGACCACAGTTACAGCAACAG AGTCTCCTGGAGTTTTGGATTGCCGCTGGTTGTCATTGTGTCGATTACAGTGATGATGTTCATCACTTTAGTGACTGGCATTGTTTGCTGCAGAGTCAGGGCAAAATGTAAACAGTCGG ACAAATATGGAAAAACTCATTGTGAGTCACTGAAGCAAGAAGCGTCG GAAATGGGTGGCATAGTCTACACAGTGGTGGACTTCAGAGCTCTGCAGAAGCCTGAAGAGGTGTATGCAAATGTGAGGCTGCACAAAGCACGAGCAGGAGCCACTGACATAGAGCATGCTGGGACGGTGGAATACTCCACACTGGCAATCCAACCGTGA